A window of bacterium genomic DNA:
TCGGCTTCACCTTCAATCCGATGCTGGGGGACTTCTTCCTCACCCATCCGGACCTGCAGATCCCGCATCAGACGCGGGAGTTCGCGATCAATGCCTCCAACGCGCGCTTCTGGGAGGCGCCGATCCGCCGCTACGTGAACGAATGCCTGGCCGGCCGCAGCGGCCCCCGGGGCGAGGACTTCAACATGCGCTGGATCGCCTCGCTGGTGGCCGAGACCCACCGCATCCTGATGCGCGGCGGCGTCTTCATGTACCCCCGCGACCAGAAGGATCCGGCCAAGCCGGGGCGTCTGCGCCTGCTCTACGAGGCCAACCCGATCGGCTTCATCGTCGAGCAGGCGGGCGGGCGCGCCAGCACCGGCGCCCGTCCGGTGCTCGAGGTGCAGCCCGAGTCCCTGCACCAGCGCATCGGCTTCGTCTTCGGCTCCCGCGAGGAGGTGGAGCGGATCGAGCGCTACCACAACGACCTGCCGATGGGCGGCACCGACCACGGCATGCCGCTCTTCCACGAGCGCTCGCTGTTCCGCGACGAAGCGATCATCCAGTAAGGAGCCAGGACCATGTCAGAACGTCACCCGATCGTGGCCATCACCGGCTCCTCCGGCGCCGGCACCAGCACCGTGCAGCGCACCTTCGAAGAAATCTTCCGCCGCGAGGACGTCACCGCCGCGGTGATCGAAGGCGACAGCTTCCACGCCTACGACCGCCTCGCGATGCGCCAGAAGCTGAAGGACGCCGAATCCGACGGCAAGCTCTCCCACTTCAGCCACTTCGGCCACGAGGCCAACCTCTTCGGCGAGCTGGAGCAGCTCTTCCGCGAATACGGCGAGACCGGCCGCGGCCGCCGCCGCAAGTACCTCCACGACCACGCCGAGGCCGAGCCCTATGGCCAGGAGCCAGGCACCTTCACGCCGTGGGAGGAACTGCCCGCCAACACCGACATGCTGTTCTACGAGGGCCTGCACGGCGCCGTCAAGCATGGCGAGATCGACGTCTCGCGCCACACCGACCTGCTGATCGGCGTGGTGCCGGTGGTGAATCTGGAGTGGATCCAGAAGCTGCACCGGGACAAGAAGACCCGCGGCTACTCCACCGAGGCGGTCACCGACACGATCCTGCGGCGGATGCACGACTACGTGCACTACATCGTGCCCCAGTTCTCCCGCACCCACGTGAACTTCCAGCGGGTGCCGATGGTGGACACCTCCAACCCCTTCATCGCGCGGGAAATCCCGACCGCGGACGAGTCGATGGTGGTGATCCGCTTCGCCAACCCCAAGGGCATCGACTTCGCCTACCTGCTGAACATGGTCCACGACAGCTTCATGAGCCGCGCGAACACCATCGTCGTGCCCGGCGGGAAGATGGAACTGGCCATGCAGCTGATCTTCACCCCGTTCATCTGGCGCCTGATGGAGCGCCGCCGCAAGTTGATGTGATCCGGAGACCCGCCCCATGAACATGCCCGTCGAAGCCCACGCCGACCAGGCCGCCCTGGACGCCCGCTGCGCCAATGCCCTGCGATTTCTCGCCATCGATGCCGTCGAGGCCGCCAAGTCCGGCCACCCCGGCATGCCGATGGGCATGGCCGAGATCGCCGTGGCGCTGTGGACGCGCCACCTGAAGCACGACCCGGCGGACCCGTCCTGGGCCGACCGCGACCGCTTCGTGCTGTCCAACGGGCACGGCTCGATGCTGATCTACGGCCTGCTGCACCTGGCCGGCTACGACCTGCCGATAGACGAGCTGCGGCGCTTTCGCCAGCTCCATAGCAAGACCCCGGGCCACCCCGAGGTCGGCCTGACCCCCGGCGTCGAGACCACCACCGGCCCCCTCGGCCAGGGCCTGGCCAACGCGGTCGGCATGGCGATGGCCGAGAAGCAGCTGGCGGCCGAGTTCAACCGCCCGGAAGCGAACATCGTCGACCATCGCACCTGGGTCTTCCTCGGCGACGGCTGCCTGATGGAAGGGGTCAGCCACGAGGCGGCCGGCATCGCCGGCGTGCAGCGTCTGTCCAAGCTGATCGCCTTGTGGGACGACAACCGCATCTCGATCGACGGCGAGGTGTCCGGCTGGTTCTGCGACGACACCCCGGCCCGCTTCCGCGCCTATGGCTGGAACGTGGTCGAGGCGGTCGATGGCCACGACGTGGAGGCCCTCGACCGGGCCATCCGCGAGGCCCTCGCCAATGCCGAGAAGGACGCCGGCCCGACCCTGATCTGCTGCCGCACGACCATCGGCAAGGGCAGCCCAGCGCGGGCCGGCACCGCCGGCATCCATGGCGCCCCCCTCGGCGCCGAGGAGATCGCCGCCACCCGCCAGGCGCTGGGCTGGCCCCACGGGCCCTTCGAAATCCCCGACGATGTGCGTGACGCCTTCGATGCCCGCGCACGGGGCGCGGCCGCCCGCACCGACTGGCAGGCCCGCCTCGCCACCTACCGCCAGCATTGCCCGGAGGCCGCCGCCGAGTTCGAGCGGCGCATGGGCGGCGCGCTGCCGATCGGCTTCGATGTGCTCTGCCGCGCGCTCCTCAAGGCGGTGAACAACGAGGCCGCCAGCCCCGCCACCCGCAAGGCCAGCCAGCAGGCCATCGGCCGCGTGGCGCGGGCGCTGCCCGAGCTGATCGGCGGCTCTGCCGACCTGACCCACTCCAACCTCACCGACTGGCCCGACTGCGGCCGCATGACGGCCGACCACCCCGGCCGCCACATCAGCTGGGGCGTGCGCGAGTTCGGCATGGCCGCGGCCTGCAACGGCATGGCCCTGCATGGCGGCCTGCTGCCCTTCTGCGCCACCTTCCTGACCTTCTCGGACTACGCCCGCAACGCGATCCGGATGAGCGCCCTGATGCGCCAGCGGGTGATCTACGTGATGACCCACGACTCCATCGGCCTGGGCGAGGACGGCCCGACCCACCAGCCGATCGAGCATCTGCCGAGCCTGCGCCTGATTCCCGGCCTGGACGTCTGGCGGCCCTGCGACGCGGTCGAGACCCAGGCCGCGTGGATCGCCGCGGTCAATCGCGGCGACGGCCCCAGCCTGCTCGCCTGCTCGCGCCAGAACCTGCCCCACCAGCCCCGCGACGACGAGCGCCTGGGCGAGATCGCCCGTGGCGGCTACGTCCTGCGCGAAGCGGGCGGCGGCAGCGCCCGGGTGGTGCTGATCGGCACCGGTTCCGAGGTCTCGCTGGCGGTCGCCGCCGCCGAGCGGCTGGAAGCCGACGGCATCCCGACACGGGTGGTCTCGATGCCCTGCACCGCCGCCTTCGAGCGACAGGACGCCGCCTGGCGCGACGCGGTGCTGCCCCCGGCGCTGCCCCGCGTCGCGGTCGAGGCAAGCCAGCCCGACCTGTGGTGGAAGACCCTCGCCGGCGCGCCGCGGGCGGCCGTGGTCGGCATCGAGCGCTTCGGCGAATCGGCGCCGGCCGGCGACCTGGCGGCCTTCTTCGCGATGACCCCCGAGCGGGTCGCCGATGCGGCCCGCGCCATCGCGAACCCCTGACGATTTCGTGCGGCCGCGCCGGGTCCCGTCTTCCCCGGGGACCTCGCCGTTGCTCCCTCCTCCGGCCGGGTTCATTACCTTGTCCGTGCGCGAGCCGCCTTCTTATTCGATCGACATTTTCAGAGAGAACCGGAGACAATCACCATGAGCATCCGCGTCGCCATCAACGGCTACGGTCGCATCGGCCGTAACGTCCTGCGCGCCCATTTCGAGGGGGGACAGTCGCACCCCATCGAGATCGTCGCGATCAACGACCTGGGCAGCCCCCAGACCAACGCCCACCTGACCCGCTACGACAGCGTCCACGGCCCCTTTCCCCACGACGTGGACGTCGACGGCGACACGCTGACCGTCGCCGGCAAGCCGATCCGCGTCACCGCCGAGCGGGACCCCGCCAGACTGCCGTGGCGCGAGCTGGGTGTCGACGTGGTGCTGGAATGCACCGGCCGCTTCAACAGCAAGGCCAAGGCCTCGGCCCACCTCGAGGCCGGTGCCGCCCGGGTGCTGCTGTCGGCCCCCGGCGCCGCCGATGTGGACGCGACCGTGGTGTATGGCGTTAACCACGGCACCCTGTCCTCGTCCCACCGGGTGGTGTCGAACGCCAGCTGCACCACCAATTGCCTCGCCCCGCTGGTCCACGCCCTGCACGGCCCGCTGGGCATCGTGCGCGGCCAGATGATCACGGTGCACTCCTACACCAACGACCAGGTCCTGACCGACGTCTATCACGAGGACCTGCGCCGCGCCCGTAGCGCCACCCAGTCGCTGATCCCCACCAAGACCGGTGCCGCCGCCGCGGTCGGGCTGGTGCTGCCCGAGCTGGCCGGCCGGCTCGACGGCTTCGCGATCCGCGTGCCGACCCCCAACGTCAGCTTCACCGACTTCACCTTCATCGCCAGCCGCAACACCACCGCCGAGGAGGTGAACAACCTCGTGCGCGAAGCGGCCCGCGGCCGCCTGGCCGGCGTGCTGGCAGTCAATGAACTGCCGCTGGTGTCCTGCGACTTCAACCACAACCCCCACTCCAGCATCCAGGACGCCACCCTGACCCGCGTCGACCACAACCTGGTCAAGGTGACCTCCTGGTACGACAACGAGTGGGGCTTCTCGAACCGCATGCTCGACACCACCGTGGCGATGATGGAGGCGATCTGACATGAGCCCGACCCAGCCGACCCCGCTGGCGACCGGCCCCGCCGGTCGCGACGACACGATGCCGGACTTCCTGCGTCTCGAGGACCTGGACCTGGCCGGCAAGCGCGTCTTCATGCGCGCCGACTTCAACGTGCCCCTGACCCCCGAGGGCGGCATCGCCGACGACAGCCGCATCCGCGCCACGCTGCCCGGCATCCGCCACGTCCTCGACGCCGGCGCCTCGCTGGCGATCACCTCCCACCTGGGCCGGCCGACGGAAGGCCGGCTCGCCCGCGAGGACTCCCTCGCGCCAGTCTCCGACCGCCTCTCCGAGCTGCTCGGGCGGCCGGTGCCGCTGGTCACCGAGTGGGCCGACGGGCGCTTCCCGATGATGCCCGGCCAGGCCGTGCTGCTCGAGAACTGCCGCGGCAACGTCGGCGAGAAGGCCGACGATCCGGCGCTGGCCGAGCGCATCGCCGCCGCGGTGGACATCTATGTGAACGAGGCCTTCGGCACCGCCCACCGCAAGGAGTGCACCCTCTCGGCCCTGCCCGCCGCGATGCCCGTCGCCTGCGCCGGCCCGCTGCTGGCGGCCGAGCTGGACGCCCTGGGTCGCGCCCTCGCCGCGCCGGCCCGCCCGCTGGCGGCCATCGTCGGCGGCTCCAAGGTGTCCACCAAGCTGGCCGTGCTGGAGCGCCTGGCGGACAAGGTGGACCTGATGATCGTCGGCGGCGGCATCGCCAACACCTTCATCGCCGCGCGCGGTTTCTCGGTCGGCAACTCGCTCTACGAGGCGGACCTCATCGAGGCGGCGAGCCGCATCATGCACCGCCTCGCGGCCCGCGGCGGACGGCTGTGGCTGCCCCGCGACGTGGTCTGCGCCGACGCCTTCAGCGAAACCGCGAACATCACCGTGTGCGGCATCGACGCGGTGCCGGCTGGCCGGATGATCCTCGACATCGGCCCGGACAGCCAGGCCGAGCTGGCCGACCTGCTCGGCGGCAGCGGCACCATCGTCTGGAACGGCCCCCTCGGCGTCTTCGAGATGGGCCCCTTCGCCGGCGGCACCCGCGCCCTCGCCAGCGCCATCGCCGGCAGCCCCGGCTTCTCGATCGCCGGCGGCGGCGACACCCTGGCGGCCATCGCGGCCTTCGGCGTCACCGACCGGATCGACTACGTCTCGACCGGCGGCGGCGCCTTCCTCGAGTTCCTCGAGGGCCGCGAGCTGCCCGCCGTCGCCGCCCTGGTCCGCCACAAGCAGGACCCGGCCCGCGCCGCCGCCTGACCCCCGACCCCAGACAAGGAGACCCACCATGGCAATGATCGCCCTCAGGCAACTGCTGGACCACGCTGCCGAGCACGGCTACGGCGTGCCGGCCTTCAACATCAACAACATGGAGCAGATCCAGGCCATCATGGCGGCCGCCGAGGCCACCGCCAGCCCGGTGATCCTGCAGGCCTCGGCCGGCGCCCGCAGCTACGCCGGCGAGCCCTACCTGCGCCACCTCGTCGAGGCGGCCGTCGAGCAGCACCCGGACATCCCGATCTGCATGCACCAGGACCACGGTGCCAGCCCGGCGGTCTGCCAGCAGTCGATCCGCTCCGGCTTCACCAGCGTCATGATGGACGGCTCCCTGCGCGAGGACATGAAGACCCCGGCGAGCTTCGACTACAACGTCGACGTCACCCGCCGGGTGGTCGAGATGGCCCACGCCGTGGGCGTCAGCGTCGAGGGCGAGCTGGGCTGCCTCGGCTCCCTCGAGACCGGCCAGGCCGGCGAGGAAGACGGCGTCGGCGCCGAAGGCACGCTGGACCACAGCCAGCTGCTGACCGACCCCTCCGAGGCCGCCGACTTCGTCGCCGCCACCGGGGTGGACGCGCTGGCCGTCGCGATCGGGACCAGCCACGGCGCCTACAAGTTCACCCGCCCGCCCACCGGCGACATCCTCGCCATCGACCGCATCCGCGCCATCCACG
This region includes:
- a CDS encoding ketose-bisphosphate aldolase, whose translation is MAMIALRQLLDHAAEHGYGVPAFNINNMEQIQAIMAAAEATASPVILQASAGARSYAGEPYLRHLVEAAVEQHPDIPICMHQDHGASPAVCQQSIRSGFTSVMMDGSLREDMKTPASFDYNVDVTRRVVEMAHAVGVSVEGELGCLGSLETGQAGEEDGVGAEGTLDHSQLLTDPSEAADFVAATGVDALAVAIGTSHGAYKFTRPPTGDILAIDRIRAIH
- a CDS encoding phosphoribulokinase; the protein is MSERHPIVAITGSSGAGTSTVQRTFEEIFRREDVTAAVIEGDSFHAYDRLAMRQKLKDAESDGKLSHFSHFGHEANLFGELEQLFREYGETGRGRRRKYLHDHAEAEPYGQEPGTFTPWEELPANTDMLFYEGLHGAVKHGEIDVSRHTDLLIGVVPVVNLEWIQKLHRDKKTRGYSTEAVTDTILRRMHDYVHYIVPQFSRTHVNFQRVPMVDTSNPFIAREIPTADESMVVIRFANPKGIDFAYLLNMVHDSFMSRANTIVVPGGKMELAMQLIFTPFIWRLMERRRKLM
- the tkt gene encoding transketolase is translated as MNMPVEAHADQAALDARCANALRFLAIDAVEAAKSGHPGMPMGMAEIAVALWTRHLKHDPADPSWADRDRFVLSNGHGSMLIYGLLHLAGYDLPIDELRRFRQLHSKTPGHPEVGLTPGVETTTGPLGQGLANAVGMAMAEKQLAAEFNRPEANIVDHRTWVFLGDGCLMEGVSHEAAGIAGVQRLSKLIALWDDNRISIDGEVSGWFCDDTPARFRAYGWNVVEAVDGHDVEALDRAIREALANAEKDAGPTLICCRTTIGKGSPARAGTAGIHGAPLGAEEIAATRQALGWPHGPFEIPDDVRDAFDARARGAAARTDWQARLATYRQHCPEAAAEFERRMGGALPIGFDVLCRALLKAVNNEAASPATRKASQQAIGRVARALPELIGGSADLTHSNLTDWPDCGRMTADHPGRHISWGVREFGMAAACNGMALHGGLLPFCATFLTFSDYARNAIRMSALMRQRVIYVMTHDSIGLGEDGPTHQPIEHLPSLRLIPGLDVWRPCDAVETQAAWIAAVNRGDGPSLLACSRQNLPHQPRDDERLGEIARGGYVLREAGGGSARVVLIGTGSEVSLAVAAAERLEADGIPTRVVSMPCTAAFERQDAAWRDAVLPPALPRVAVEASQPDLWWKTLAGAPRAAVVGIERFGESAPAGDLAAFFAMTPERVADAARAIANP
- a CDS encoding phosphoglycerate kinase, whose protein sequence is MPDFLRLEDLDLAGKRVFMRADFNVPLTPEGGIADDSRIRATLPGIRHVLDAGASLAITSHLGRPTEGRLAREDSLAPVSDRLSELLGRPVPLVTEWADGRFPMMPGQAVLLENCRGNVGEKADDPALAERIAAAVDIYVNEAFGTAHRKECTLSALPAAMPVACAGPLLAAELDALGRALAAPARPLAAIVGGSKVSTKLAVLERLADKVDLMIVGGGIANTFIAARGFSVGNSLYEADLIEAASRIMHRLAARGGRLWLPRDVVCADAFSETANITVCGIDAVPAGRMILDIGPDSQAELADLLGGSGTIVWNGPLGVFEMGPFAGGTRALASAIAGSPGFSIAGGGDTLAAIAAFGVTDRIDYVSTGGGAFLEFLEGRELPAVAALVRHKQDPARAAA
- a CDS encoding class 1 fructose-bisphosphatase yields the protein MFSIERQTLTEYLIEQRRTHPDATGALNALILQVAQACKAISRAVAHGALADMLGDHGAENVQGEKQKKLDVIADQMFLRATHWGGGLAGMISEENEDPIPLPEGKMHGKYLLAFDPLDGSSNIDVNVSVGSIFSILRAKTDNNPATPEDFLQPGTEQVAAGYAIYGPSTMLVLTVGRGVVGFTFNPMLGDFFLTHPDLQIPHQTREFAINASNARFWEAPIRRYVNECLAGRSGPRGEDFNMRWIASLVAETHRILMRGGVFMYPRDQKDPAKPGRLRLLYEANPIGFIVEQAGGRASTGARPVLEVQPESLHQRIGFVFGSREEVERIERYHNDLPMGGTDHGMPLFHERSLFRDEAIIQ
- the gap gene encoding type I glyceraldehyde-3-phosphate dehydrogenase, which translates into the protein MSIRVAINGYGRIGRNVLRAHFEGGQSHPIEIVAINDLGSPQTNAHLTRYDSVHGPFPHDVDVDGDTLTVAGKPIRVTAERDPARLPWRELGVDVVLECTGRFNSKAKASAHLEAGAARVLLSAPGAADVDATVVYGVNHGTLSSSHRVVSNASCTTNCLAPLVHALHGPLGIVRGQMITVHSYTNDQVLTDVYHEDLRRARSATQSLIPTKTGAAAAVGLVLPELAGRLDGFAIRVPTPNVSFTDFTFIASRNTTAEEVNNLVREAARGRLAGVLAVNELPLVSCDFNHNPHSSIQDATLTRVDHNLVKVTSWYDNEWGFSNRMLDTTVAMMEAI